From a single Streptomyces sp. NBC_00377 genomic region:
- a CDS encoding YncE family protein, with the protein MHRNLVKSTLLAGAALAVLAACGAGAGGGAAGEGPGGTTRAAAPKPAKKAHKATADALPGMPPVLDPKDVYAADRPGRLSPVVKDFPSRVYVPNTESDTVSVIDPKTYRVIETIRVGRQPQHVVPSWDLKTLWVNNNRGHTLTPIDPRTGKAGKEVSVHDPYNLYFTPNGKYAVVMASLDRELVFRDPHTMERIKTEPVTCYGVNHADFSLDGKYFIVSCEFSGELLKVDTEQMKVVGRQKLPFKGAMPQDVKVSPDGKRFYVADMMADGMWIVDGDRFGKPGFLYTGKGCHGLYVGRDSREMYVSNRGEGTVSVFGFHENAVIKKWRLPQGGSPDMGGVSADGKVLWLSGRYNAEVYAIDTRTGQQLARIKVGRGPHGLAVYPQPGRYSLGHTGIFR; encoded by the coding sequence ATGCACCGCAACCTCGTGAAAAGCACCCTGCTCGCGGGCGCCGCGCTCGCCGTCCTCGCCGCCTGCGGCGCCGGGGCCGGGGGCGGGGCGGCCGGGGAGGGACCGGGAGGGACCACCAGGGCGGCCGCCCCCAAGCCGGCGAAGAAGGCCCACAAGGCCACCGCCGACGCTCTGCCCGGCATGCCGCCGGTGCTCGACCCCAAGGACGTCTACGCCGCCGACCGCCCGGGCCGGCTCTCCCCTGTGGTCAAGGACTTCCCGTCCCGGGTCTACGTCCCCAACACCGAGTCCGACACCGTCTCCGTGATCGACCCGAAGACGTACCGGGTGATCGAGACGATCCGGGTGGGTCGGCAGCCGCAGCACGTCGTGCCGTCCTGGGACCTGAAGACCCTGTGGGTGAACAACAACCGCGGCCACACCCTGACCCCCATCGACCCCCGGACCGGAAAGGCGGGCAAGGAGGTCTCGGTGCACGACCCGTACAACCTCTACTTCACGCCCAACGGCAAGTACGCCGTCGTGATGGCCTCCCTCGACCGCGAACTCGTCTTCCGCGACCCGCACACCATGGAGCGGATCAAGACGGAACCGGTCACCTGCTACGGCGTCAACCACGCCGACTTCTCCCTGGACGGCAAGTACTTCATCGTGTCCTGCGAGTTCAGCGGCGAGCTGCTGAAGGTCGACACCGAGCAGATGAAGGTCGTCGGCCGGCAGAAACTGCCCTTCAAGGGCGCCATGCCGCAGGACGTGAAGGTCTCGCCCGACGGGAAGCGCTTCTACGTCGCCGACATGATGGCCGACGGGATGTGGATCGTCGACGGCGACCGCTTCGGCAAGCCCGGCTTCCTCTACACCGGCAAGGGCTGCCACGGACTGTACGTCGGCCGCGACTCCCGCGAGATGTACGTGTCCAACCGGGGCGAGGGCACTGTCTCCGTCTTCGGCTTCCACGAGAACGCCGTCATCAAGAAGTGGCGCCTCCCGCAGGGCGGCAGCCCCGACATGGGCGGCGTCTCGGCGGACGGCAAGGTCCTGTGGCTGTCCGGGCGGTACAACGCCGAGGTCTACGCCATCGACACCCGCACCGGACAGCAGCTCGCCCGCATCAAGGTCGGCAGGGGCCCGCACGGCCTCGCCGTCTACCCGCAGCCGGGCCGCTACTCGCTCGGCCACACCGGCATCTTCCGCTAG
- a CDS encoding polysaccharide deacetylase family protein → MTTSDRRSALRAGAGLVAGGAFAAACSPSGSSSGAVAQHAPTSPASPSSAAATPAARTSAVSGSAPPASPAPATRPPARPRPAPAPRAFPGQPAQITHGPRDRPRIALTFHGQGEPSVARALLAEAERHGARVTVLAVGAWLDEHPDLARRVLDGGHELGNHTQRHLDINAMSEAEAAAEITGCAERLRRLTGSIGAWFRPSRASRASPLVERLARRAGYPHVLSYDVDSLDFTSPGAPAVARTVLDEVRGGSVVSLHFGYADTVAALPAVLDELGHRGLRAVTTTELIG, encoded by the coding sequence GTGACCACATCCGACCGCCGTTCCGCGCTGCGGGCGGGCGCCGGGCTCGTCGCCGGGGGTGCGTTCGCGGCCGCGTGCTCGCCCTCCGGGTCCTCGTCCGGCGCCGTCGCCCAGCACGCCCCCACCTCCCCAGCCTCTCCTTCCTCCGCAGCCGCGACCCCAGCGGCCCGTACCTCCGCGGTCTCCGGCTCCGCGCCGCCCGCTTCCCCGGCCCCCGCAACCAGGCCGCCTGCCCGTCCCCGGCCCGCCCCGGCCCCCCGCGCCTTCCCCGGGCAGCCCGCCCAGATCACGCACGGCCCCCGCGACCGGCCCCGGATCGCACTCACCTTCCACGGCCAGGGTGAACCCTCCGTCGCCCGGGCCCTGCTGGCAGAGGCCGAGCGGCACGGCGCCCGGGTCACCGTGCTGGCCGTCGGGGCGTGGCTCGACGAACACCCCGACCTCGCCCGCCGGGTCCTCGACGGCGGCCACGAGCTCGGCAACCACACCCAGCGCCACCTGGACATCAACGCCATGTCCGAGGCGGAGGCGGCGGCCGAGATCACCGGCTGCGCCGAGCGGCTGCGCAGACTCACCGGGTCCATCGGCGCCTGGTTCCGACCCTCCCGCGCCTCCCGCGCCTCGCCGCTGGTGGAAAGGCTCGCCCGCCGCGCCGGTTACCCGCACGTCCTCTCCTACGACGTCGACTCGCTCGACTTCACCTCGCCGGGCGCGCCCGCCGTCGCCCGCACCGTCCTCGACGAGGTCCGGGGCGGGTCCGTCGTGAGCCTGCACTTCGGGTACGCGGACACGGTCGCCGCGCTCCCGGCCGTACTCGACGAACTCGGCCACCGCGGACTGCGCGCGGTCACCACCACGGAGCTGATCGGCTGA
- a CDS encoding ATP-binding protein: MAGLEGMEQPRGPSRAAAARWSPAVEDERALKALELFGNPTDGEVPLPSRPESAATARRLAQIVVLRQWGLTPRMTEDAVLLVSELVGNAVRHTGARVFGLRMRRRRGWIRVEVRDPSRGLPCLMPVQELDISGRGLFLVDRLSDRWGVDLLPRGKTTWFEMRVADR; the protein is encoded by the coding sequence ATGGCGGGGCTGGAGGGCATGGAACAGCCGCGGGGACCGAGCCGTGCTGCCGCGGCGCGCTGGTCGCCTGCGGTCGAGGACGAACGGGCGCTGAAAGCGCTGGAGTTGTTCGGCAACCCGACCGACGGCGAGGTTCCGCTGCCGTCCCGCCCCGAGTCCGCCGCCACGGCCCGCCGCTTGGCCCAGATCGTCGTGCTGCGCCAGTGGGGCCTGACGCCCAGGATGACGGAGGACGCGGTCCTCCTCGTCTCCGAACTCGTCGGCAACGCGGTGCGTCACACCGGTGCCCGGGTCTTCGGCCTGCGGATGCGCCGCCGCCGCGGCTGGATCCGCGTCGAGGTCCGCGACCCCTCCCGAGGGCTCCCCTGCCTGATGCCGGTCCAGGAGCTGGACATCAGCGGCCGAGGACTGTTCCTCGTCGACAGACTGTCCGACCGGTGGGGCGTGGACCTGCTGCCCCGCGGCAAGACGACGTGGTTCGAGATGCGGGTCGCCGACCGCTAG
- a CDS encoding enoyl-CoA hydratase/isomerase family protein translates to MTVNLEVADGVGTLRLDRPPMNALDVATQDRLKELAEEAARRDDVRAVVLYGGEKVFAAGADIKEMQAMDHTAMVLRARALQDSFTAVARIPKPVVAAVTGYALGGGCELALCADFRIAGDNAKLGQPEILLGLIPGAGGTQRLSRLVGPSKAKDLIFTGRMVKADEALALGLVDRVVPAADVYTEAHRWAAKLAQGPAIALRAAKESIDTGLETDLETGLAIERNWFAGLFATADREIGMRSFVEEGPGKAKFL, encoded by the coding sequence ATGACCGTGAATCTCGAAGTCGCCGACGGCGTCGGCACGCTGCGTCTCGACCGTCCGCCCATGAACGCGCTGGACGTCGCCACCCAGGACCGGCTCAAGGAGCTCGCCGAGGAGGCGGCCCGTCGTGACGACGTACGCGCGGTCGTCCTGTACGGCGGGGAGAAGGTGTTCGCGGCCGGCGCGGACATCAAGGAGATGCAGGCGATGGACCACACCGCGATGGTCCTGCGCGCCCGCGCGCTCCAGGACTCCTTCACGGCGGTGGCCCGCATCCCCAAGCCGGTCGTCGCGGCCGTGACCGGGTACGCGCTGGGCGGCGGCTGCGAGCTCGCCCTGTGCGCGGACTTCCGGATCGCCGGGGACAACGCCAAGCTGGGCCAGCCGGAGATCCTGCTCGGGCTGATCCCCGGCGCGGGCGGCACCCAGCGCCTGTCCCGGCTGGTCGGCCCCTCCAAGGCGAAGGACCTGATCTTCACGGGCCGGATGGTCAAGGCCGACGAGGCGCTCGCCCTGGGGCTGGTGGACCGGGTCGTCCCGGCGGCCGACGTGTACACGGAGGCGCACCGCTGGGCCGCGAAGCTGGCGCAGGGGCCGGCCATCGCGCTGCGCGCCGCGAAGGAGTCGATCGACACCGGTCTGGAGACCGACCTCGAGACGGGCCTGGCGATCGAACGGAACTGGTTCGCCGGGCTGTTCGCCACCGCCGACCGCGAGATCGGCATGCGCAGCTTCGTGGAGGAGGGTCCGGGCAAGGCCAAGTTCCTGTGA
- a CDS encoding L,D-transpeptidase produces the protein MNVRPISGASVGGRSRGRDKRLALIVGGLLLAVTACGGGGDSDSGSAKDAGSDGKGASATAESKQSEAVVTIAPKTGAKDVDTSGALKVTAAKGKLTEVVVKDDKGTAVAGAISADGVGWTPATHLAGSTKYQVHAVAKDSEGRTAAEDSSFTTLSPQNTFTGNFTPEDGSTVGVGMPFSVRFTRGITHPDDVKKAITVTTVPAVDVQGHWFGNDRLDFRPEKYWKSGTKVTVKLNLDGVEGRKGVYGKQAKTITFTIGRDQVSVVDAKKHTMQVTQEGKVVKTIPVTTGKPGYATWNGQMVMSEKFTVTRMNGDTVGYDGEYDIKDVPHAIRLTDSGTFVHGNYWGGDAFGNYNASHGCIGLRDVRGGYDSGVPAAWFFNHSMVGDVVVVKNSTDPTVNPANGLNGWNIPWAEWTK, from the coding sequence TTGAACGTGCGACCGATATCGGGGGCGTCGGTTGGGGGGCGCTCACGCGGCCGAGACAAGCGGTTGGCGCTGATCGTCGGGGGGCTGCTGCTGGCCGTCACGGCCTGCGGCGGGGGCGGGGACTCGGACTCCGGGTCCGCCAAGGACGCGGGTTCCGACGGCAAGGGCGCTTCGGCCACCGCCGAGAGCAAGCAGTCGGAGGCGGTCGTGACCATCGCCCCGAAGACCGGGGCCAAGGACGTCGACACCAGCGGCGCCCTGAAGGTGACGGCCGCCAAGGGCAAACTGACCGAGGTCGTCGTCAAGGACGACAAGGGCACGGCGGTCGCCGGCGCCATCTCCGCGGACGGCGTCGGCTGGACGCCGGCCACGCACCTCGCCGGGTCCACCAAGTACCAGGTGCACGCCGTCGCGAAGGACTCCGAGGGCCGTACGGCCGCCGAGGACTCGTCCTTCACCACGCTGAGCCCGCAGAACACCTTCACCGGCAACTTCACGCCCGAGGACGGTTCCACGGTCGGCGTCGGCATGCCCTTCTCGGTGCGCTTCACCCGGGGCATCACCCACCCGGACGACGTGAAGAAGGCCATCACCGTCACGACCGTGCCGGCCGTCGACGTGCAGGGTCACTGGTTCGGCAACGACCGCCTCGACTTCCGGCCCGAGAAGTACTGGAAGTCCGGCACCAAGGTGACGGTCAAGCTGAACCTCGACGGCGTCGAGGGCCGCAAGGGCGTCTACGGCAAGCAGGCCAAGACCATCACCTTCACCATCGGCCGCGACCAGGTGTCCGTCGTGGACGCCAAGAAGCACACGATGCAGGTGACCCAGGAGGGCAAGGTCGTCAAGACCATCCCGGTCACCACCGGCAAGCCCGGCTACGCCACCTGGAACGGCCAGATGGTCATGAGCGAGAAGTTCACCGTGACCCGGATGAACGGCGACACGGTCGGCTACGACGGCGAGTACGACATCAAGGACGTCCCGCACGCCATCCGCCTGACCGACTCCGGCACGTTCGTGCACGGCAACTACTGGGGCGGCGACGCCTTCGGCAACTACAACGCCAGCCACGGCTGCATCGGCCTGCGGGACGTGCGCGGCGGCTACGACAGCGGCGTGCCGGCCGCCTGGTTCTTCAACCACTCGATGGTCGGCGACGTGGTCGTCGTGAAGAACTCCACCGACCCGACGGTCAACCCGGCCAACGGCCTCAACGGCTGGAACATCCCGTGGGCGGAGTGGACGAAGTAA
- a CDS encoding L,D-transpeptidase, protein MRHVHGRAGRVGVALAAVLTWAGLLAGAAGCTGEDSRSGLDRVLGKPPAPEDVIRVTPQDGAKDVGSGKALRVRVPGGRLESVKVVRSQDAQETPVPGRIAADGVSWRPDDDRLGLAARYSVDVVALDREGNRSARHTTFTTHVPEERFIGYVTPENRSTVGTGMIVSLEFNREIENRVAVQRAVRVTAQPAVDVRPHWFGGTRLDFRPEEYWAPGTRVTVTLGLRDVEGAPGVYGLQDKSFSFTVGRSQVSLVDAAEHTMEVRRDGDLLATVPITAGAPKNTTYNGKMVVTEMLELTRMNGATVGFKKADGKGEYDIPDVPHAMRLTNSGTFLHGNYWAQDVFGKANVSHGCVGLRDVKGGASDTPAGWFFDRSLVGDVVEVVHSEDKQVAPDNGLGGWNMSWKEWLAGDALD, encoded by the coding sequence GTGAGGCACGTACATGGGCGCGCAGGGCGCGTGGGGGTCGCACTGGCCGCCGTATTGACATGGGCAGGACTTCTGGCCGGGGCCGCCGGCTGCACCGGCGAGGACAGCCGGAGCGGACTCGACCGGGTGCTCGGCAAACCCCCGGCTCCCGAGGACGTCATCCGCGTCACCCCGCAGGACGGCGCCAAGGACGTGGGGTCCGGGAAGGCCCTGCGGGTGCGGGTGCCCGGCGGGCGGCTGGAGTCCGTGAAGGTCGTGCGGTCGCAGGACGCGCAGGAGACCCCGGTACCGGGCAGGATCGCCGCGGACGGTGTGAGCTGGCGGCCGGACGACGACCGGCTCGGGCTCGCCGCCCGCTACAGCGTCGACGTGGTGGCGCTGGACCGCGAGGGCAACCGCTCGGCCCGGCACACCACCTTCACCACCCACGTCCCCGAGGAACGCTTCATCGGCTACGTCACGCCCGAGAACCGCTCCACCGTCGGCACCGGGATGATCGTCTCGCTGGAGTTCAACCGCGAGATCGAGAACCGCGTGGCGGTCCAGCGCGCCGTCCGGGTCACGGCGCAACCCGCGGTGGACGTCAGACCGCACTGGTTCGGCGGCACCCGGCTCGACTTCCGGCCCGAGGAGTACTGGGCGCCCGGCACCCGGGTCACCGTCACGCTCGGGCTGCGGGACGTCGAGGGGGCGCCCGGTGTCTACGGGCTCCAGGACAAGTCGTTCTCCTTCACCGTCGGCCGCAGCCAGGTGTCCCTGGTGGACGCGGCGGAACACACCATGGAGGTGCGCCGCGACGGCGACCTGCTGGCCACAGTGCCGATCACGGCCGGGGCGCCGAAGAACACCACCTACAACGGGAAGATGGTGGTGACCGAGATGCTGGAGCTGACCCGGATGAACGGCGCCACGGTCGGTTTCAAGAAGGCCGACGGCAAGGGCGAGTACGACATCCCGGACGTGCCGCACGCCATGCGGCTGACGAACTCCGGCACCTTCCTGCACGGCAACTACTGGGCGCAGGACGTCTTCGGCAAGGCCAACGTGAGCCACGGCTGCGTGGGCCTCAGGGACGTCAAGGGCGGCGCCTCGGACACGCCCGCGGGCTGGTTCTTCGACCGCTCGCTCGTCGGGGACGTCGTCGAGGTCGTCCACAGCGAGGACAAGCAGGTCGCCCCGGACAACGGGCTCGGCGGCTGGAACATGAGCTGGAAGGAGTGGCTCGCCGGCGACGCCCTGGACTGA
- the glgX gene encoding glycogen debranching protein GlgX — MSSAAEQEAVAERATPDTVMNGASRKVPGPPVWPGASTPLGARFRVGPEGVAGTNFALWAGGAEAVELCLFDESGRETRARLTELTHEIWHGFVPGIMPGQRYGYRVHGRWDPWTGGRWNPAKLLLDPYARAVDGEFSLPPEVYGHVRDWPQQQVADTVRDERDSAPHVPKGVVVHDDDDWADDRRPKTPWADSVIYELHVRGFTRLHPGIPEELRGTYAGLAHPAAVDHLVRLGVTAVELLPVHQFAHEDHLLRRGLKNYWGYNSIGYFAPHAAYAAAGTKGQQVGEFKRMVRALHAAGIEVILDVVYNHTAEAGELGPTLSLKGIDNRGYYRVQPDARRYADYTGCGNTLHVVQPHVLRLITDSLRYWVTEMGVDGFRFDLAAALARSMHDVDMLSPFLAVIAQDPVLRRVKLIAEPWDVGSGGYQVGAFPPLWTEWNDRYRDAVRDFWRHALPDVREMGYRLSGSSDLYAWGGRRPYASVNFVTAHDGFTLRDLVSYDRKHNEANGEGNRDGTNDNRSWNGGTEGETSDEETLALRRRQLRNLLTTLLLSTGVPMLVAGDELGRTQRGNNNAYCQDNEISWVDWGLLEEPGWRALFDLTARLIALRHRHPVLRRRAFFSGRAHSADGLRDLAWFTERGTEMTEGDWYAPAATLGMYLSGRDIPGRDERGAPITDDSFLALLHAGDRPVDFVLPGPPWAERYEVVVDTSSEEQGEAPGVTRAAGAPVKIPGRSVLLLRVVG; from the coding sequence GTGTCCAGCGCAGCCGAGCAGGAGGCGGTGGCCGAGCGTGCCACGCCGGACACCGTGATGAACGGTGCGTCGCGCAAGGTGCCGGGCCCACCCGTGTGGCCGGGCGCGTCCACACCCCTGGGCGCCCGGTTCCGGGTCGGCCCCGAAGGGGTCGCGGGCACCAACTTCGCCCTGTGGGCGGGTGGGGCCGAGGCGGTCGAACTGTGCCTGTTCGACGAGAGCGGGCGCGAGACACGCGCCCGGCTCACCGAACTCACCCACGAGATCTGGCACGGCTTCGTGCCCGGGATCATGCCGGGCCAGCGCTACGGCTACCGGGTGCACGGCCGCTGGGACCCGTGGACCGGCGGCCGCTGGAACCCGGCGAAGCTGCTCCTGGACCCGTACGCCCGGGCCGTGGACGGCGAGTTCAGCCTGCCGCCGGAGGTCTACGGGCACGTCCGGGACTGGCCCCAGCAGCAGGTCGCCGACACCGTGCGGGACGAACGGGACTCCGCGCCCCACGTCCCGAAGGGCGTCGTCGTCCACGACGACGACGACTGGGCCGACGACCGCCGCCCGAAGACGCCCTGGGCGGACTCGGTGATCTACGAACTGCACGTCCGCGGCTTCACGCGGCTGCACCCGGGCATCCCGGAGGAACTGCGCGGCACCTACGCCGGACTGGCCCACCCGGCGGCCGTGGACCACCTGGTGAGGCTGGGCGTCACGGCCGTCGAGCTGCTGCCGGTGCACCAGTTCGCGCACGAGGACCATCTGCTGCGCCGGGGGCTGAAGAACTACTGGGGCTACAACTCGATCGGTTACTTCGCCCCGCACGCCGCGTACGCCGCCGCCGGGACGAAGGGACAGCAGGTCGGCGAGTTCAAACGGATGGTGCGGGCCCTGCACGCGGCCGGGATCGAGGTGATCCTCGACGTCGTCTACAACCACACGGCGGAGGCCGGCGAGCTGGGGCCGACGCTGTCCCTGAAGGGCATCGACAACCGGGGCTACTACCGGGTGCAGCCGGACGCGCGCAGGTACGCCGACTACACCGGCTGCGGGAACACCCTGCACGTGGTCCAGCCGCATGTGCTGAGGCTGATCACCGACTCGCTGCGCTACTGGGTGACGGAGATGGGCGTCGACGGCTTCCGCTTCGACCTGGCGGCGGCCCTCGCCCGCTCCATGCACGACGTCGACATGCTGTCCCCGTTCCTGGCCGTGATCGCGCAGGACCCGGTGCTGCGCCGGGTGAAGCTGATCGCGGAACCGTGGGACGTGGGATCGGGCGGCTACCAGGTGGGCGCCTTCCCCCCGTTGTGGACGGAGTGGAACGACCGCTACCGCGACGCCGTACGGGACTTCTGGCGGCACGCGCTGCCGGACGTGCGGGAGATGGGCTACCGGCTGTCCGGGTCGAGCGACCTGTACGCGTGGGGCGGACGCCGGCCGTACGCGTCGGTCAACTTCGTCACCGCGCACGACGGTTTCACCCTGCGCGACCTGGTGTCGTACGACCGCAAGCACAACGAGGCCAACGGCGAGGGCAACCGGGACGGCACGAACGACAACCGCTCCTGGAACGGCGGCACCGAGGGCGAGACGTCCGACGAGGAGACCCTGGCGCTGCGGCGCAGGCAGTTGCGCAACCTGCTCACGACACTGCTGCTGTCGACGGGCGTGCCGATGCTGGTCGCGGGCGACGAGCTCGGGCGCACCCAGCGGGGCAACAACAACGCCTACTGCCAGGACAACGAGATCAGCTGGGTGGATTGGGGGTTGCTCGAGGAGCCGGGCTGGCGTGCGCTGTTCGACCTCACCGCCCGGCTGATCGCGCTGCGCCACCGCCATCCGGTGCTGCGCCGCCGCGCCTTCTTCTCCGGGCGGGCGCACTCGGCGGACGGGCTGCGCGACCTCGCCTGGTTCACCGAGCGCGGCACGGAGATGACCGAGGGGGACTGGTACGCGCCCGCGGCGACCCTCGGGATGTATCTGTCCGGACGGGACATCCCCGGCCGGGACGAGCGGGGCGCCCCGATCACCGACGACAGCTTCCTCGCCCTGCTGCACGCCGGGGACCGGCCGGTGGACTTCGTCCTGCCGGGACCACCGTGGGCCGAGCGGTACGAGGTGGTCGTCGACACCTCCAGCGAGGAGCAGGGCGAGGCGCCGGGGGTGACCCGTGCGGCGGGAGCGCCGGTGAAAATCCCGGGGCGGTCGGTTCTGCTGCTGCGGGTGGTGGGGTGA
- a CDS encoding ABC transporter ATP-binding protein produces MAHTRATTPDRSAVRSLLRLWPYVRPVRIRLFAAAFVAVLASCTGLVIPLVLKWMVDGPVADRDTAGVWLGGLCLLLLGSAEALLFGMRRWLVARPLSHVEAEMRADLYGRLQRLPVAFHDRWPSGQLLSRATADLGLVRMFLAFPLTFLLVNSVTIVVGVIIMLLQDWTLGLVILGPAIPVVVMCVYFEKRYAVVARRAQDQVGDLTTVVEESVLGIRIIKGFGRHRSQARAFRELTSTLRGTELRKARLLATIWAVIVTLPELAIGAALVLGAVQVADGELSAGTLVAFLSTALALRWPVDSIGFLLAMSQEAATATERYFEVMDEAPEEPGGRTGQARTADGGLRFDGVTFRYPDASPDSAPALDGVDLHIRPGESMALVGATGSGKTTLTALVPRLHEVTAGRITLDGEDITALSREELRARVAVAFEEPTLFSASVGENVLMGASDSAGAVELERALGVAQAAFVHALPQGVETQVGEQGLSLSGGQRQRLALARAVVGQPRFLVLDDPLSALDVHTEAAVEAALRQVLADTTALIVAHRPSTVLLADRVALLSGGRVTAVGTHQELLRTNTEYAHLMSGERSGRTSGDRSREQSRDRSPDPPRDRSPDRSAQPSGEQEADRR; encoded by the coding sequence ATGGCCCATACACGTGCAACCACCCCCGACCGCTCCGCCGTACGCTCCCTGCTGCGCCTGTGGCCGTATGTCCGGCCCGTGCGGATACGGCTGTTCGCTGCCGCCTTCGTCGCCGTGCTCGCCTCCTGTACGGGGCTGGTCATCCCGCTCGTCCTGAAGTGGATGGTGGACGGCCCCGTCGCCGACCGGGACACGGCCGGCGTCTGGCTCGGCGGGCTCTGCCTGCTGCTGCTCGGGTCCGCGGAGGCGCTGCTGTTCGGGATGCGCCGCTGGCTGGTGGCGCGGCCGCTGTCGCACGTCGAGGCGGAGATGCGGGCGGACCTGTACGGGCGGCTCCAGCGGCTGCCGGTGGCCTTCCACGACCGGTGGCCCTCGGGGCAGTTGCTGTCCCGGGCCACGGCCGATCTGGGCCTGGTGCGGATGTTCCTCGCGTTCCCCCTGACGTTTTTGCTGGTCAACTCGGTGACGATCGTCGTCGGCGTCATCATCATGCTGCTTCAGGACTGGACACTCGGGCTGGTCATCCTCGGGCCGGCCATACCGGTCGTCGTGATGTGCGTGTACTTCGAGAAGCGGTACGCGGTCGTGGCGCGGCGCGCCCAGGACCAGGTCGGCGACCTGACGACGGTGGTCGAGGAGAGCGTCCTCGGGATCAGGATCATCAAGGGCTTCGGGCGGCACCGGAGCCAGGCGCGGGCCTTCCGTGAGCTGACTTCGACGCTGCGCGGCACGGAGCTGCGCAAGGCCCGGCTGCTGGCGACGATCTGGGCCGTCATCGTGACGCTCCCGGAACTGGCCATCGGGGCGGCTCTGGTGCTGGGCGCGGTGCAGGTGGCGGACGGCGAGCTGTCGGCGGGCACCCTGGTCGCCTTCCTGTCCACCGCGCTCGCGCTGCGCTGGCCGGTGGACTCGATCGGGTTCCTGCTGGCGATGAGCCAGGAGGCGGCGACGGCGACGGAGCGGTACTTCGAGGTGATGGACGAGGCGCCGGAGGAGCCGGGTGGCCGGACCGGGCAGGCCCGCACGGCCGACGGCGGGCTGCGCTTCGACGGCGTCACCTTCCGCTATCCCGACGCCTCCCCCGACTCCGCGCCCGCCCTCGACGGCGTCGACCTGCACATCCGGCCCGGCGAGTCCATGGCGCTGGTCGGTGCGACCGGCAGCGGGAAGACCACGCTCACGGCCCTCGTCCCCCGGCTCCACGAGGTGACCGCCGGCCGGATCACCCTCGACGGCGAGGACATCACCGCGCTGTCCCGTGAGGAGCTGCGGGCGCGGGTCGCCGTCGCCTTCGAGGAGCCGACCCTGTTCTCCGCGAGCGTGGGGGAGAACGTCCTCATGGGCGCGTCGGACAGTGCGGGCGCCGTCGAGCTGGAACGGGCCCTGGGCGTCGCGCAGGCCGCGTTCGTGCACGCGCTGCCGCAGGGCGTCGAGACCCAGGTGGGCGAGCAGGGGCTCAGTCTCTCCGGCGGACAGCGCCAGCGTCTCGCGCTGGCCAGAGCCGTCGTGGGGCAGCCCCGGTTCCTCGTCCTGGACGACCCTCTGTCGGCGCTGGATGTACACACCGAGGCCGCCGTGGAGGCCGCGCTGCGGCAGGTCCTCGCCGACACCACCGCGCTGATCGTGGCGCACCGCCCGTCCACCGTCCTCCTGGCGGACCGCGTGGCCCTGCTGTCCGGGGGGCGGGTCACCGCCGTGGGCACCCACCAGGAACTGCTGCGCACCAACACCGAGTACGCCCACCTCATGTCCGGAGAGCGGTCCGGCCGCACGTCCGGGGACCGATCGCGGGAGCAGTCGCGGGACCGGTCACCAGATCCACCACGTGACCGATCACCGGACCGGTCCGCGCAACCGTCAGGGGAACAGGAGGCCGACCGCCGATGA